Genomic segment of Terriglobales bacterium:
CGTCAGGGTTTCCCCCATTGCGCAAAATTCCCCACTGCTGCCTCCCGTAGGAGTCTGGACCGTGTTTCAGTTCCAGTGTGGCCGTGCGCCCTCTCAGGCCGGCTACCGATCATCGCCTTGGTGGGCCGTTACCCCGCCAACCAGCTAATCGGCCGCGACCCCCTCCTCGAGCGTCTTACCCCTTTGGTCCGCAGGAATTTCACCCGCGGACGTTATGCGGTCTTAGCCCCGGTTTCCCGAGGTTATCCCCCACTCGAGGGTAGGTTAGTCACGTGTTACTCACCCGTTCGCCACTGTACTCAGGGATTGCTCCCCTTTCTCGTTCGACTTGCATGTGTTAGGCACGCCGCCAGCGTTGATTCTGAGCCAGGATCAAACTCTCGTTTGTAACCTGTTCGTCTCCCCGACGGGAAGTCTGAGAGACATACCACGCGGACAAAACCCCGGCCGAAGCCGGAGCGGAATTCCGCGCAGTTTACATATTTGTGAGATCGCTCGGTGCGAACCGAGCCTTCCACCCCGGCCTTGCGGCGCGGGGCATCTCACGACTGGCACGTTCAACCTGTTGTCAAAGACCGACTCGCCTTACGCCTGAGCGGGGCGCTTCAGTCCGAGCGCGATCGCGGCTGACGCCGGACCGCATCCTCGAAACTTGCCATCAGCGACACAGCTGGGACCAGCCGTATGTGGTGGCAAACCCTACAAAAGTACCGCGAATTGCTGCTGGCTGTCAACGCGCCGAAGCGTGGAAAACCACGGCCAGCAGTGGAAAACCAGATACCCCCGCTCATCGCTGAATAAGGGCATCGCGATACGGCCTCGACCGGGCGGCGGCCCTGCTGACTGCAGGCGCACGGCGCCGGAAGGCACTTGGAAGTCTCTCAAAAGATCGCTGGAGGTCTTGCGAATTACCGCTCGAACCCTTCGAAAGCCCAGCTTCCCTGAGAAAGCGCTTTCGAATGCTGACCCGCGGGACGCGCCTGGGGTCAATTTCAGGTGGTCATTATCAGATGCCCGAAAGGGCGCAGGGATTCAAAATCCCGCTGATAAGCCGCCAGATTTTCAGGGTGGCTACCGCTTCGATACCGCTCGGAAAACAGCTCGCGTTACCTGTGGCCACAGCCCAAATGTCGAGTTCTTTTATACCACGCCGGTGTCGACCGCGCAAGGGCGGTTCCCCGCCGAGGCACAGAGGAAACAAGACTTACCGCGGATTCACGCGGACCAGCGCGGACTTGTGAATTCCTTGTTTCTGATCCGCGGGTATCCGCGTTGATCCGCGGCAGGTCCTTAGGGAAATTCCAAGGTCACGAAGCGTGCCGGCGCGTTGCCGATGTTGGTCACCATGTGCGAGACGCCGGCGGGCACCCACCTGATGTCACCGGGCCGCATGTGGACTTCGGTTACCGGCCCACCGTGCGGTTCGTTTTTGAGATGCAGCGCGCTTACGGCGATGACCAGGTGCGGCAGCTTGTGCGTGTGGTGCGGCAGCATGGCGCCGGGATTGATTGTAACTTCGCTGGCCTTCACGCCGTCGCTGACCATGAGGACCTCGGTCATGGCGCCGCGTCCGACTTCGAGGCCGCGCGCGTCTTCCTTCTTTGCCGCGGCGGGCTTGTCCTTTGCGCCCTGCGCGGCGGCGCTCTCACGCTGCGGCTTGAGCACCTCGACGGTCACGTTGCGAAAGGGCGTCGAGGCGTTGTTGATGGCGCGATGGGCGAAGCGGCCCGGAGAGAAATGCGCTTCGCCGTCGGCCAAGTGCAGGCGCTGCTCGGGCCTGCCGGCGGGGGCGTTGGTGACGTCGGCGGCGCCGATGGCCACCCAGAAGTAATCGCGGTCGTGCTGATGCATGAGCGTGGTGGCGTGCGGCGCGACCTCAACCTTGAACACGCGCACGTATTCGTTTTCGAGCGCGAGGTGATGTGAGGGCTCGGCGGTGAGCGGAACGGGAGTGGCTTGCTCCCTCTTCGATTTGTCGCCCTGGTCGATGGCGGAGTAGAAAGCGCAGCCGGTGGAGACCAGGAGCGCAGCAAGGATCAGGGCTGCGATCGAACGCTGTGACATGTCGGGATTGTACAGAAGCGAGTGACCACAGGCGCGACAGCCCGGCCGTGGACGGCTGGGCCCCTTCGCCGTTTACTGGAACACGATCACGATGAAACGCGCCGACTTGTCACTCACGTTGGTGAGCTGATGGGCGATGCCGGCGGGGATGTACTCGACGTGTCCGCTGGCGACTTTGCGCAGGACGGCGCCCTTGCCGTCCACCTTGTCGGAGAGCTGGTAGTCGCTGACGGCGACCAGCATGTGGTCGGTGGCGTGAGTGTGGTGCGAGGTGATGGCGCCCGGGCCCATGGTGACGTCGGAGGCGCAGAAGCGCTGGGTGCAGAACAAATAGCCCTCGGTGACGCATGCGGTCTTGCTGCCGGGATTGCAGTAGCGGGAGGTCGGCTGCCTGGCGGGCTTGGCCTCACCCTGCGGCTCCTTCATCTCGACGTCGGCGGCGCGGAAGGCAGTGTTGGCGTCGTTGTGGACCACGTGCGCAAACGGCGCGCCGGTGACCAGGCGCGTGTCGGCAACCTTGAATTTTCGGGTAATGGGCGCTTCGCCGAGGCGCGTGGCGGTGGTTTGTCCGTCGACCAGCTCGACGGCGACATACTCGCGCTCGTGACGATGGAGCCCGGTCTGCTGGTGCGGCGGGACCTCGGCGATGAAGGCGCGGATGCGCGCGTTCTCGAAGGTCAGCTGGTGGTGCGGCTCGGCTTCGACCGGAACCGGCGTGGCCGGCGTCTGCGCCACGGCGATGGCGCCCAGCAAGAAGAGAACAACGGCGAATCCCCGCATGGCGGGGGATTGTAAATCAGTGGCTAGTGGACAGTGGACAGCAAAGGGCTTACCGCTTCCGGGCTGTCCGCCGCCGGCTCCCGGCCTTGCGCTTTCCGCCTTGCGCGTTGCGCAGCGATTGCAGAGCGAAGCGCCGATTGTGCCATGGCTATCCGCTTTTCACTCTCCACTATTCGCCGCGTTCAGATCTTCCACCACAGATACGCGACCGACGCCGCCAACAGGCCGCCGGCGGCGGCGCCGATCCAGAAATTCTGGGCGACGGTGTTGGTCGTCTTCATGATGCGGCGGTCGTTACCGATGAGCACGAGGAAGGCGAGCGTGGGAATGAGGCAGAGGCCGGCCAGGATCATGGCCCAGTAGAGCGCGTGCACCGGGTTGATGGGCAGAAAGGCCGCGGCGCCGGCGACGAACATGCTCCCCGAGATCAGCGCGTAGAAGCCCTTCGCCTCCCAGGGATTTTCGCTGAGGCCGTACTTCCAGCCGACCGCCTGCGCCAGGTCGTAGCACATCGAGGAGACGAGCACGGGCAGGGCCACCAGGCCCGATCCGATGATGCCGATGGCGAAGACCAGCGTGCCCCAGTCGCCCACGGCGGGACGCAGCGCCTCGGCAGCCTGGCGCGTGGTCATGTCGGCGGGATGCGGCAGGCGCAGCACCGCGCCCGCGGCGACGATGATGCTGAACGCAAGCAGCGTGCTGACGAGGGTGGCCAGGTGCGCGTCGGCGCGCGAGGGCTCGTGCCCGGGGTCGCTGCGCGAGCTCACCTGCCAGAGCAGGATGTAGGGCGTGAGCAGCGAGCCGAACAGGGCGACGATGGCTTCCACGTAATCGGGCATGGTGCGCACGTGCGGCACCAGGATGTCGTGCAGCAGCTTCGCCGGCGCCGGCATGACGAGAAACGCGGCGACCATATAGAGGTAGAGCGGCGCCGAGATGAGCACCAGCGCGCGCGTGATGCGCCGGTAATCGTGGAAGATGAGGATGTACCACACCGAGAACGCGGTGCCGGCGACGAAGTACATGCGCGGCTGGCGCAGGATGATGGCGAAGCCCTCGGAGACGGCCATGGTGTCAGCAATGATGACGACCAGGTTGGTGATGATGGTCACGCCGGCGCCGATGAGCGCCCAGCTGCGCCCGTAGTTGTCGCGCACGATGTCGAGCAGCCCCTGCCGCGTTTCCGTGCCGATGCGCGCGGCAACCTCGAAGATGGTGAGCAGGAACGGCACGCACAGGATCACCACCCAGAGCACCGAGCCGCCGAAGGCCGCGCCCGCCACCGTCGCCGTCACGACGGCCGAGGGATCGAGGTCGGCCGCGCCGGTCACCAGGCCGGGCCCAATGCGGCGCAGCGAGGCCAGGATTTCGCGCCCCGTACCGGGCGGCGGCTGCGCCTGGGGGAAGCGCACCACGTTCGAGGGCGGCTTCGCCTGCCCTTTAGGGGATCCTGGGGAGTTCACTCTGAAGGTCTCGCTCGATGCGGCGCTCGTGCCACAAACGCAGCGGGCGGCTGTACGTGATGATCCCGAAGGCGGTGATCGCGGCCAGCAGGAACCCGCTGCTGATGCCGAGGAAGAACTTGCTGGCGCCGGTGCGCGCGATGATGGCGATCACCTCGGCATTCGCCGGCGTGACCAGCAGGGCCACGGCGAGCACCCACATGCCCAGGCCGGCGAGCAGGCCGGTGACGTTCTTGGCCCAGCGCCCGCGGGCGTGGTACTCGGCGAAGAGCGAGAAGCCGTAGGTCACCAGGCCGACGATCACGACGAAATTGCCGATCAGAGAGATAGCTGTTCCCGCGTCCATGGGTGGTAGGACGCGAAAAGCTCGTTTCGCGTTTCCCGTTTCGCGTTTCGCGCAATTGTGCGGGCGGCGGAGGTCAGGCCGGCGCAGTGTGCTGGCGTGCCGACGGGCGACGGCGCCGGTCGCTACATCGTGAACCGCGGTTTTCGAGTTTCAAGTTTCGAGTTTCACGTCGCTGCAGCCGGCGACAGGAGGGGCGGCAGGCTTGCGATGGCTGCCGCCGAGGGGGCGCCGCTTCACGAACTGGAAACTCGAAACATGAAAATCGAAACCGCTGCTCGTTCCCCGCTCTCCGCGAGCGGCACTTAGCAGTTAGCAGTTAGCAATTAGCATTTGGCCCCTGAACCTCCGAAATGGAATGAAAAACCAACGGCAAAATCCTCCGCTTCGTCCTTGCTGGCCGGGACGGACCTGACGGCCAAATGCCAATTGCTAAGTGCTGAGTGCAGGAACGGGCAAATGGTTGATCCGCTCCTCGAGAGCATCCGGCACCGCGCCGAAGCGGCGCTGCCGGCGATGAAATTCGGCGACGGCGGCGGCCAAATCGTCGGCGTCGAAGTCGGGCCACCAGCGCGGCGAAAAAACCAGTTCAGCGTAGGCGGCCTCCCACAGCAG
This window contains:
- a CDS encoding divalent metal cation transporter; protein product: MVRFPQAQPPPGTGREILASLRRIGPGLVTGAADLDPSAVVTATVAGAAFGGSVLWVVILCVPFLLTIFEVAARIGTETRQGLLDIVRDNYGRSWALIGAGVTIITNLVVIIADTMAVSEGFAIILRQPRMYFVAGTAFSVWYILIFHDYRRITRALVLISAPLYLYMVAAFLVMPAPAKLLHDILVPHVRTMPDYVEAIVALFGSLLTPYILLWQVSSRSDPGHEPSRADAHLATLVSTLLAFSIIVAAGAVLRLPHPADMTTRQAAEALRPAVGDWGTLVFAIGIIGSGLVALPVLVSSMCYDLAQAVGWKYGLSENPWEAKGFYALISGSMFVAGAAAFLPINPVHALYWAMILAGLCLIPTLAFLVLIGNDRRIMKTTNTVAQNFWIGAAAGGLLAASVAYLWWKI